Part of the Dyella humicola genome, CAGGGTGACGCCATGTTGGCGGAGCAGTATTTCGCCCGCCTGCTCGAACTGGCCCCCGGGGATGTGGAGGCGCTCCAGTTCCTGGCCAGCCGCCACCTGGTGCGTGGGGACGCCGTGCGCGCGGTGGCGATGTTGCTGACCGCCGAACGGGCACGACCCGATGCGCCTGACACGTTGCATCAGCTGGGCGCGGCGCAGATGGCCTCGGGTGATCTGCAAGGCGCCGTGCGTAGCTTGCGACGCTGTCTCCAGCTGGCCTCCCAGATCTTCGTCGCACGTTTGCGCCTGGGCATCGCGTTGGAGCAGTTGGGCGAGACACATAGCGCACTGCTGGCTTATTTCGGCGCCGTGAACGCCGCGCAGGCGCAAGGCCGCTGGTTGAACGACGCGACGACAGCGCCCGGCTTGCAGGGGGCAGTGAGACACGCCATCCAGTTTATCGACGCGGGCCGACGTCCGGTCTTCGACGCCGTGCTGGAGCCGCTGCGGCAGCGCTACGGACGGGCCGAGCTGACGCGCGTGGAGCAATGCCTGGCCATCTATCTCGGCGAGCAGCCGGCGCCCTTGCCCGATCCGCGGCAAAAGCCCAAGTTTCTGTATTTCCCCGGCGTGCCCAGTCAAACCTATTACCCGACCTCCCGCTTTCCGTGGCAAGCCGAGCTGGAAGCCGCCACCTTGGCGATCCGCGAGGAGCTGATGGCCGTGCTGGCGGAGAATCAGCCGTTGCAGCCGTTCCTGGGCGAGCGCTCGCCCGAGGAGCTCAAGGAGCATCTGCGTTCGTCCGGTAGCCAGGCGGCCGTGTGGGATGGTTACTTCTTCTATCGCCACGGCGAGCGCTATGACGAGCAGTGCGCCCGTTGCCCTCGTACGTCGGGTCTGCTCGACTCGCTTCCGCTGGTGCGCATTCGCGACCATGCGCCGGAGACGTTGTACTCGGTGCTGCGTCCGGGTACCCACATCCTTCCGCATCGCGGCGTCACCAACACGCGTCTGGTCACGCACCTGCCGCTGATCGTGCCGTCGGATTGCGCGATCAGCGTCGGCGGTGAGATTCACGAATGGCAGGAAGGGCGTTGCGTCACGTTCGACGACACCTTCGAGCACGAAGCCTGGAACAACAGCAACGAGACGCGCGTGGTGTTGATCCTCGATAGCTGGAACCCGGACCTCACGGACGTCGAGCGCCTGGCCGTGACCGACCTGGTCGAGGTCATCGGCGACTTCAACCGGGCCAGCGAAGTGCCGATCCCGACCGGCTGAGCCGACGCGAACCACGCGGAGCTCGGCTTGACTGAAACACGTCTGTTCAAGGCGTGTTCTGTCATCGTTCGCGCCAGCGGGATAGGGAGGGGCCAGCACGAATGTCAAAGCTGGCATCCTTGGCAGGATCCAATGTCGCTTTGAGGAATCTTCCGATGCACGCTCTGACGTTCGATCGCTTTGGTGCCGCCGATGTGCTGCATTGGTCGGAACAGCCCGATCCCGTGCCCGGCCCTGGGCAGGTGCGCGTACGCGTTCGCAGCGTGGGGCTGAACTTCGCCGATGTTTATCGCCGCAACGGCAATTACCACCTCAGCGGATCGGCACCGTGGACGCTCGGATATGAGGGCGCTGGCGTGGTCGAAACGCCGGTGCCAGGCGACCCGCTGTTTCCAGCAGGGACCCGTGTCGGCTTTGCCGACATGCCCCATGCCAATGCCGAACTGGTCGTGGTCGACCGGGACCGCCTGATCCCGTTGCCCGATGACATCGATTTCGATACGGCGGCCGCCGTGCTGCTGCAGGGCTTGACCGCGCAGTACCTGGTGACCGACAGCTTCATGGTGCGGCCGGATGACGTGGCTGTGGTGCATGCCGCGGCGGGTGGCGTGGGCTTGTTGCTGGTGCAGATGCTGAAGGCGCTAGGCGCGGTCGTGCTGGGCATCGCCTCCAGTGAAGCCAAGCGCGACGCGGTGATTGCCGCGGGTGCCGACGTGGCCGTGGGATACGACGCATGGGTGACGGCGGCCAGGGAGCTTTCGGGCGGCCATGGTGCGGATGTGGTCTACGATTCCGTTGGGCGCACGCTGGCCGATAGCCTGGCTGCGGCACGCATCGGCGGCACGGTCGTGTTCTACGGCATGGCGGCGGGTGATCCCGATCCGGTCGATCCGCGCCTGCTGATGGACCGCTCGCTCACCCTCACCGGCGGCGACTTATGGAATGTGCTGACGGGCGCGGAGAGTCGTCGGGAGCGGGCCACTGCGCTGTTTGAACAGATGCGTTGCGGCGCCCTCAAAGCCCATATTGCCGCACGCTTTGCCCTGCGCGACGGTGCCCAGGCGCATGCATTCCTGGAGAGTCGTGCGGCCATCGGCAAGGTGCTGCTCACGCTCTAGGGCGAGTGTCAGAACTGATCGGAGTCCTCGTCCTCGCCCACCGGCAGCACGTGATGGAACACGCCGTAGTCGATGTGGCTGACGCCGAGTTCGTCGTCGTGAACAAGGTCGACATAGCGATGGTTCCAGCGCCAGTCACGATGATTCCACTGGCGTCGGGCAAGCATCGGTTGCGACGTGGTTTCGTCGATCCCCTCGATGGTCAGGATC contains:
- a CDS encoding aspartyl/asparaginyl beta-hydroxylase domain-containing protein, translated to MNGGIQAGAAALREMAVNGLRQGDAMLAEQYFARLLELAPGDVEALQFLASRHLVRGDAVRAVAMLLTAERARPDAPDTLHQLGAAQMASGDLQGAVRSLRRCLQLASQIFVARLRLGIALEQLGETHSALLAYFGAVNAAQAQGRWLNDATTAPGLQGAVRHAIQFIDAGRRPVFDAVLEPLRQRYGRAELTRVEQCLAIYLGEQPAPLPDPRQKPKFLYFPGVPSQTYYPTSRFPWQAELEAATLAIREELMAVLAENQPLQPFLGERSPEELKEHLRSSGSQAAVWDGYFFYRHGERYDEQCARCPRTSGLLDSLPLVRIRDHAPETLYSVLRPGTHILPHRGVTNTRLVTHLPLIVPSDCAISVGGEIHEWQEGRCVTFDDTFEHEAWNNSNETRVVLILDSWNPDLTDVERLAVTDLVEVIGDFNRASEVPIPTG
- a CDS encoding quinone oxidoreductase family protein — protein: MHALTFDRFGAADVLHWSEQPDPVPGPGQVRVRVRSVGLNFADVYRRNGNYHLSGSAPWTLGYEGAGVVETPVPGDPLFPAGTRVGFADMPHANAELVVVDRDRLIPLPDDIDFDTAAAVLLQGLTAQYLVTDSFMVRPDDVAVVHAAAGGVGLLLVQMLKALGAVVLGIASSEAKRDAVIAAGADVAVGYDAWVTAARELSGGHGADVVYDSVGRTLADSLAAARIGGTVVFYGMAAGDPDPVDPRLLMDRSLTLTGGDLWNVLTGAESRRERATALFEQMRCGALKAHIAARFALRDGAQAHAFLESRAAIGKVLLTL